The sequence CGCGGGAACAACTTGAAGATCCGGTCGTCGTTCCATGACGTCTGGCGGACAACTGGCGGCAGCACCAGGTTCTCGTGCACCGACAACGTGGCGTAGATGCCGCGCTCCTCGGGTACCAGCGCGACGCCCATCCGAGCGATGCGAAACGCGGGCAGAGTTTCGATCGCGACTCCCTGCAGCGCGATCGAACCGCGTTTCTTGGTGATGAGGCCGGCGATAGACTTGAGCGTGGTCGTCTTGCCGGCGCCGTTGCGGCCGACCAAGGTCACCACTTCGCCTTGCTTGACGTCGAGGCTCACGCCGTGGAGCACGTGGCTCTCGTCGTACCATGCATTCAGATCCCGGATCTCAAGCATCGATGCCGCCTAAGTACGCATCGACGACGCGCTGATCGTCGTGGACCGTCTCGTACGGTCCCTGACAGATGATCTTGCCGTATTGCAGCACGACAACATGGTGCGCAAGACGTTCGACGACGTTCATGTTGTGCTCAACGAGGATGACCGTGCGGCCGCGCGCAGCCTCGCGGACCAGCTCGATGATCGGGTCGATGTCCTCGGTGCCGAGACCGCTCGTGGGCTCGTCGAGCAGCAATAATACCGGGTCGAGCGCGAGCGTGACAGCAAGCTCGAGGGCGCGCTTCTTACCGTATGGCAGCGCCACCGCGAGTTGGTCTGCCTGATCATCGAGGCGCAGTTGTTTGAGCAGCGCACCGGCCGGCTCGTCCAATTCGTCAGCCGCTGAACTTGGCGCCCAGAAACGCCGCGACGCGGGATGTTTGGAGAGCAGTGCGACCTTGACATTGTCGCGCACGGTCAGGTGCGGGAAAATGCTGCTGATCTGAAAACTGCGTACGAGGCCCATACGTGCGACATCGGCAGCGCCGAGGCGCGTGATATCCTGGCCGCGGAATTCGATACTGCCCGCGCTCGGGTGCATGAACCCTGATAACAGATTGAAGAACGTCGTCTTGCCCGCGCCATTGGGCCCGATGATCGCAAGCGTTTGCGTCTCGGGAACGTCCAGATCGACGCCGTCGACCGCATGGAAACCCGCGAACTCCTTGACGAGCCCGCGGGTGGAGAGCAGCGGCGCCCCGCTATCAGCCATACGTACCTATACGCCAAAACCAACGCACGCCCTATGGAGCGGTCGAACTTATTCGACCGTCCGGCGCCCCACTAGGCCGGCTTGTAAGCCGCGCTGATCCACTGGCGTGAGCCGGCGAATCATCGCCGGCGTGATGGCCTTGATGTGCGGGATGTCGACCAGGTGCTCGGCGATGAACCACACCTCTTTGTCAGTCGTCATCCAGTGCCGGCCATCAAAGCGTTTGAGGTCGACCGGCCGCGAGTAGTGGCGCATCGTGCGCTCGCGGCGCAGATTGAAGTAGTCATTGAAGTAGCTCATCGCGAGCTCTCGCAGCGTACGATACACCGGCTCGCGGTAGCGGCAGCCGGCGTAATTCGATTTCGCGAGAGCGCCCCACGCGCCGCCCAGCTTGAACGGAGCGATGACGTGATCGGTGTCGCGCACGGCCTCGAAGTCCATGAGCAGCGGGGGATGACCGAGAGCGCGCAGGGCCGCAGCGGCGAAGATCGAGCCTTCCAGGCAATGCGCGGTCTCTTCGCGCAGCACGTAGCGCGGCGACCACGCCGTGTCCGCGAGATGGTACTCCATCTGATCCAGGAATTTTTGGATGCCATGCGGCGTGCGCAGCGAGCGCAGCTTTCGCGACTCGCGCGGCGTGAACTCATGGAGTGGATTAGAACCAGCCATAAGCGGCGCTTCCAGCAGCCCTGACGCGTCCCTCCAAAGGGCCGCTCAGCGGCTCCCCCGAATCGTCGAAAGCTCGGGCGCGTAGCTCAGGGGTAGAGCACTACATTGACACTGTAGGGGTCAGAGGTTCGAGACCTCTCGCGCCCACCATCGGAAAGCCTCATCCCGTAAGGGATTGAGGTTTTTTTCTTAACACAACACCGATCGGCTAGTCCCCACTAAGTACACACTGTTGGATCGAAGTGGGGCCCATCTCTCCCTGCGGTCGTCGGTGGAAACCCGCATGGGCTCGTGGCCGCGGCTAGCTGCCGTCGTCTGGTCACCACACTTGATTTGTAGAGATCACCCAAGGAACCCCTCAGAA is a genomic window of Candidatus Eremiobacteraceae bacterium containing:
- a CDS encoding ABC transporter ATP-binding protein, whose amino-acid sequence is MADSGAPLLSTRGLVKEFAGFHAVDGVDLDVPETQTLAIIGPNGAGKTTFFNLLSGFMHPSAGSIEFRGQDITRLGAADVARMGLVRSFQISSIFPHLTVRDNVKVALLSKHPASRRFWAPSSAADELDEPAGALLKQLRLDDQADQLAVALPYGKKRALELAVTLALDPVLLLLDEPTSGLGTEDIDPIIELVREAARGRTVILVEHNMNVVERLAHHVVVLQYGKIICQGPYETVHDDQRVVDAYLGGIDA
- a CDS encoding ABC transporter ATP-binding protein, with the protein product MLEIRDLNAWYDESHVLHGVSLDVKQGEVVTLVGRNGAGKTTTLKSIAGLITKKRGSIALQGVAIETLPAFRIARMGVALVPEERGIYATLSVHENLVLPPVVRQTSWNDDRIFKLFPRLLERSGSPGTTLSGGEQQMLAIARALRTGPSLLLLDEPTEGLAPSIVKAIRDLILEIKRDGITVLLVSQNVRFATKVSDRHYLMVNGQIVESLANAQVIDREHELLDYLGV